The genomic region tatgtaaatataaatacacacaaatactgtatatattttgaatatatttacatgtatataaagttacatatttatattataaaaagtcttattatatataaatatacataacatataaacataacatatttttctcaaatgtatacgtgcatgtgtttgtatttatatatacacataataaatatacacagtacacactcatatattatgcaaaccaaaacttttattttggatgcgattaatcgcgattaattgtttgacagcactgatCAAAATACAGTCTTACCTGCTACGATGCCAGACACAATGGTGGCCAGCACAGGTGTCTTGGTTTTCTTGTGCATGCGGGAGAGGGAGCGAAAAAGCAAACCATCCTCAGCCATGGCATAAATCACACGAGGCATAGGGAACATGGAGCCTAACAAGCtggagaacattaaaaaaaaaaaaaaaaaaaacatggttactataaatatctgaaatttaACCCATAATTTTTGGgctaattgaaaaaataaatgttaactgaataacaaaaaaacaaaattcacaacttaaatgtacttaaatagcaatatacaaaaaaagaaaagaaaaaaaataataaaaaagaaagcatTTAATAACTACAACTTTAACTTAAATGGACATGAAAgcagataatataaaataatcaaattctaaatattaacatatataatagtatctcaataatactaaaataagttTATGAAAATGTCAATAAACATACCTGGTGGAAAGGGCGCACAGAGACCCCACCGCTACTATATAGCGAGCGGGGCCCCATTGCACATATTGAAAGGCCTCTGGAAGGGGACTATGAACATCCAGCTTGTAATAGGGCATCATGAGTGTGAGCGCTGCTGACACTCCGAAGTAGGCGAAAAAGCAGATGAGCAGAGAGGCCACTATGCCGATCGGGATGGAACGCTTGGGGTTTTTTGCCTCCTCACCTATGACATCACCAGAACTGAGGTGAGCTTGGTTTTAAAAGTAGGATACACTGgttttcatgacttttttttcttctgaacttACTTGTGGTTGCGATGCAGTCAAAACCCACAAATGCATAGAAACAAGTAGCAGCACCAGTTAGGATTCCACTGACACCAAATGGTGCAAAACCACCCGAGCCAAACTCTTTTTCAATTTTCCTAAAATATGAAAGAGTTTTCAAACTTCAAACTTACAGtgaattcatatacatatatgtgtgtgtgtgtgcatagtttttttttattttatttaaagattatttaccatttttcattttaattttttctaattGTTATTCTTTTCATGTGAAAGTTTTCAAACATCAAATTTACAATGAATATACATTCATATAcacgttttcttttttatttacattttacatcttattacattttatttattaatttaatcctTTTTGTTATTAGGTAtatctttaaaataattgtaaatatgtcaattttatttcatttacctTTATGTCACTTTTCATTATTTCAATGTCATTGTATTCTGATTAAATCTATCTTTcttgtattttaattgtatacCTGTAATCAGTAAATATGCTCCTGACCCAACTGAGTGTTTCATTTATGCTCTAGATTGTATTTTCTTAATTTCTATTGCTATGCCTGCATCTAAAAGTAAAGGCAGTGTGACTTACTCTGGATTGTAGTTGTTTGTGCTGTTAATGTAGTCCTCCACAGTGAGGCTCCAGTTGGCAGTGTCGCCTTTCACAAAGCCCGATATAATAACAAACATCAGAACCACCAGGTTGATTCCTGTGAAGATCTTGTTGACAAGTGCAGACTCACTCACTCCAAATGCCAATAATCCTGTTGCGTGGGAAGTGAGAGGTAGAAAATTCACACCATTATGGTCTTTTGCATGGCAATAGTGAAAAGAAATTGTGAGCAACAGTCCTATGACTAATTCGGTACATTGGTAAAGcagaccatttaaaatgatttaattgctTCAGCAGAGCTATTGTGGTAGAaccaaataaactacatttttttgTTGGCAATCCAACAAAAGCCAGGTCTTGAATAAGAGGTGGAGTCAAAAATTCTGGGACAAAGATCCACCGACTTATCAGAATAATAGAAAATCTTGACACTTTGTGCCAACTAAGACGCAACTGGGCATTATCATATTACAGCCGAGTGATTcttagagggggaaaaaaaggttCTCACCAGTGAGCAATATGACCAGGATGAGAGCAAACACATCTGGATACTTGGCTAACACTTCTCCAGTGTCTGGAAACGACATGTAATCAGTGAAAAAATCAGAGACGGTTTTGTTCACTAGATTGTCAAACGTTGAGCTCCAAGCCCGTGCCACACTGGCTGTGCCTGTGAAATAGAGAGAAGGACATATGAGTACATGCAAAAGACTTGCGTCCACTTGTTACATTAAACCTAAGCAGCCGCTCAAGGGCCCTTCGGTCTAGAGGAGTAAACACTTCAAACGGTTTCAAAACCACTTTAATTGGTCAAACTCTTGGGCTTGCATTCTGAGTTAACTCATGGGAGCTAATGATTCATTAGTAAATTTGGATTCAAAAAGGAAAGTCCAAATTAAAGTTACATTATTAAACTAGTTTCTAAAGATAAGGTCTGCATGCTCACCAATCACGTATGACAGAATGAGGTTCCATCCCGTAATAAAGGCCCATATTTCACCAACTGTTACGTAGCTGTACAGGTAAGCGGACCCCGTCTTGGGAACACGTGCGCCAAATTCGGCGTAGCACAAACCAGCGAGGACAGACGACAATGCCGCAATGAGGAAAGAAAGCACGATGGCAGGTCCAGCCTTCTCTCGGGCCACTTCCCCAGCCAGGACATAGACCCCTGCACCCAGTGTGGCCCCGACCCCGAGGGCTATGAGGTCAAGAGTGGTGAGACAGCGAGCGAAGCGGGTCTCGTCCTGAGAGGTGTCCAGCATGCGACGCCTCAGCAGCATCTTCCCAATGGAGGCCAGCTTATTCTCAGCCATGATGGATAAAGTTAAGGGATGAAGACTGGGATGAAGCTGAAGGCACTAAAGGAGAAGagaaactatttatttttctacaaaaaaagtttgaaaatcctGCCTTTTTGGCTAATTAGGTCAAAAAATTAGTGGCCTAGATGTTAATTTCGAGGGAGAATAACCTAAAGTTCACAAAGgacaagatattttaaaatgcctGTCTTGACTTAATATAGTGAACTTTTAAAACCTCtccataatatgaataataactatatgtgaccctggatcataaaaaaacagtcataagtagcacaggtatatttgtagcaatagtcaaaactatcgatttttcttttattcccaAAATCATTAGATCTCATTATCATTATACTctgcacaaaataaatgtatatcaaatacattttagtatttttttccctCTAGGCTGCACAAGCTCTTTATTCTGATTGTCGgttttcaatgtttttatcgCTCATCCGGAAactgttctgaaagtgattctgaAGATATGGTGTAGATGTATTTATTCTCACAGAAGGATCATTAAAACTTTACAGTTAGCATTCTTTGCATGAACGGCTCTTTATTCAAGTCATTTCATGTAAAGGGCATATAAAAGGGCGGCTGTTAACCACCACACCCGTGGACACAGACAGAGCAATCATTGAGCACTTTAAAAAACATCTCATCTGTCCACAGGGCAGTTCAGCCCATCAGGATAATTAATAAGATTAATATCTAAGAGGTTTGACCTTTCATTACTAAGTCATAATTCATGAAGTTCAACAGCTCCAAAGCCCAGATAAAGAGCACTGACATTGGTGTGGATGGAAACAATTTTCAGGCAAGACCAAACTTATTCATCACAATTCATTGGCTAGATGAAAACAGCAGAGCGGGTGAAATTGGAAAAGCAGTACATCTGAGGTCAAAggaaactaacaaaaaaaatctataatacaTAGCACACATCCTCTTAATGCAGAATGCAGGCATGCTATTTGAATACAGAGTTtacataatacaaatattaatgtcTGATGTCAAACAGTGTACCCATTGCACTCTTTTCACTAGAAACAGAGCACATGCAGGAAAGGGTTTATTGTGTGGTTTCAGCTTGagaagtcatacatgtttgatcAGATCCTGTCTAAGGAACGAACTAGAAGTAAACCTGCACCTGCGTAGTCAATACACGACTATATAACAGGATCTGACTCTTAAgtattttttctgtattcttAATGTTCAAAGCATATCCtcatacattaaaattaaacaagGATGGCTTCATAAAAATAAAGTCTTATTGTCTGCTGCTCAGTAAATGACCTCACTTTCTGCATCATTCAATGATGTCACTACACGGAAAACATTTACTTCCTTCCAGGGGTATTATATAAAACAGCTAGCATTAAAAAAAGCTCACTAACTTTAGAACAAAGCAAACGCAAAGTCTACTCTAGTCAAACAATGCGGATTAAATCTGTCACATAGTGGACGGTTACCATGAAATACTGATGATTATCAGTGAAACCAGTTAAAATGCTGCCTCAGACATTAGGCCTACTGACGTGTCTTTATAAACAGTTTAGAGGATACATTATTCATTATATCAGACTAGCACGTGTTACGTTAAATAACACTCCCTGTTAAAGGAAAGAGCTTCATCAGTTGGGCATGCAGTGATTTAAAGTTATTCTCcgagaaattaaataaagaaataatttcaagCAATAAGCTAGGGAACTTAAA from Carassius carassius chromosome 29, fCarCar2.1, whole genome shotgun sequence harbors:
- the LOC132109486 gene encoding cationic amino acid transporter 3-like, whose protein sequence is MAENKLASIGKMLLRRRMLDTSQDETRFARCLTTLDLIALGVGATLGAGVYVLAGEVAREKAGPAIVLSFLIAALSSVLAGLCYAEFGARVPKTGSAYLYSYVTVGEIWAFITGWNLILSYVIGTASVARAWSSTFDNLVNKTVSDFFTDYMSFPDTGEVLAKYPDVFALILVILLTGLLAFGVSESALVNKIFTGINLVVLMFVIISGFVKGDTANWSLTVEDYINSTNNYNPEKIEKEFGSGGFAPFGVSGILTGAATCFYAFVGFDCIATTSEEAKNPKRSIPIGIVASLLICFFAYFGVSAALTLMMPYYKLDVHSPLPEAFQYVQWGPARYIVAVGSLCALSTSLLGSMFPMPRVIYAMAEDGLLFRSLSRMHKKTKTPVLATIVSGIVAALMAFLFDLAALVDLMSIGTLLAYTLVAVCVLILRYQPGSLGSRGVNEKPMELQRLEAKGGMADVDSGDEYSQDLETTPLKERFSFRMLVQPIRDVPTKMSGIIVYAATGTISVLFTLLCVVLAVFVEQVGMGSPFYITLVVLLSLLSSVCILIIWRQPQSKEVLTFKVPLLPILPLVSIYVNIYLMMQLDGTTWIRFAVWMVIGFIIYFAYGIRHSSEGKNNSTENFEPILQAKKPVYLTEDESEHERATP